In Brassica rapa cultivar Chiifu-401-42 chromosome A06, CAAS_Brap_v3.01, whole genome shotgun sequence, a single window of DNA contains:
- the DHHC1 gene encoding probable protein S-acyltransferase 5 yields the protein MLPSQPQDRHLGAPGPSGGGGGGGDELIRTYKGWKGDNVFCFGGRLVFGPDARTILITIFLITAPVTIFCVFVGRKFIDDYPHHRGVSVLAIAVGLNLLDLVFLFITSGRDPGIIPRNLYPPEPESNGEPRLAHTPTQTRLPRTKEMLVNGITVKIKYCDTCMLYRPPRASHCSICDNCVEKFDHHCPWLGQCIGLRNYRFYFMFVLCSALLCIYVHVFCWIYVKRIMDGEKISIWKALIKTPASIALILYSFVSVWFVGGLTGFHLYLIGTNQSTYENFRYRYDRHENPFNKGIVGNFMEVFCTKVPLSKNSFRAKVPKEPAIPPRIVNGAMSSPSLQKVSHDIEMGRKPVWHETVEEELGDLEKDMETTVTSRDLSRMLPPEESEGRGIMHSRESSRGRRGGSWEFSSRVNEDLRTRDESVSIRVGEDSSESSGNVASR from the exons ATGTTACCCTCGCAGCCGCAAGATCGCCATCTCGGAGCTCCGGGTCCtagcggcggcggcggcggtggTGGAGATGAGCTCATTAGAACGTACAAGGGTTGGAAAGGAGATAAC gTGTTCTGCTTTGGAGGAAGGCTTGTGTTTGGACCCGATGCTCGGACTATACTCATCACCATCTTCTTGATCACTGCTCCTGTCACTATCTTCTGCGTTTTCGTTGGCAGAAAGTTTATTGATGACTATCCTCACCATCGAGGAGTATCAGTTCTCGCCATAGCTGTTGGTCTTAATTTACTG GATCTAGTATTTCTGTTTATAACCTCGGGGCGAGACCCTGGAATCATACCGCGTAATCTGTATCCTCCTGAGCCAGAGAGTAACGGAGAGCCACGTCTTGCTCATACTCCTACTCAGACCCGGTTGCCTCGGACAAAAGAAATGCTTGTGAATGGAATCACTGTCAAGATCAAATACTGTGACACCTGCATGCTTTACAGACCGCCCCGTGCTTCTCACTGCTCCATATGCGATAACTGCGTTGAGAAATTTGACCATCACTGTCCATGGCTTGGTCAATGCATTGGATTG AGAAACTACAGGTTCTACTTCATGTTTGTATTGTGCTCGGCTCTTCTCTGCATTTATGTCCATGTGTTTTGCTGGATCTACGTCAAGAGGATTATGGATGGTGAGAAGATAAGCATCTGGAAGGCGCTTATCAAGACTCCTGCTTCCATCGCCCTAATACTCTACTCTTTTGTCTCTGTCTGGTTCGTTGGTGGGCTTACTGGCTTCCACTTGTACCTAATCGGTACCAATCAG TCAACTTACGAAAACTTTAGGTATCGGTATGATAGACATGAGAACCCTTTCAACAAAGGGATAGTTGGGAACTTCATGGAAGTGTTCTGCACAAAGGTTCCCTTATCTAAGAACAGTTTCAGAGCAAAGGTACCAAAGGAGCCAGCGATCCCACCAAGGATAGTAAACGGAGCCATGTCAAGCCCGAGCTTGCAGAAAGTTTCCCACGACATAGAGATGGGGAGAAAACCTGTGTGGCACGAGACGGTAGAAGAAGAGCTCGGTGACTTGGAAAAGGACATGGAAACAACGGTTACATCGAGGGATTTGAGCAGAATGCTTCCACCAGAAGAATCTGAAGGGCGTGGGATTATGCATTCAAGAGAGTCGAGCAGGGGAAGGAGAGGAGGTAGCTGGGAATTCTCAAGCCGTGTTAACGAAGATTTAAGAACAAGAGATGAGTCTGTGTCGATAAGAGTTGGTGAAGATAGCTCAGAGTCTTCAGGCAATGTTGCTTCCAGATAA